In Streptococcus dysgalactiae subsp. dysgalactiae, the following are encoded in one genomic region:
- the aroD gene encoding type I 3-dehydroquinate dehydratase, with protein MKIVAPVMPRNFEEAQAIDISKYEEVHLVEWRADYLPKEEIVSVAPAIFEKFAGKEIIFTLRTDKEGGNIALSDQEYVAVIKEINAIYNPDYIDFEYFSHKAIFHEMLDFPNLVLSYHNFEETPENLMEAFSEMTKLAPRVVKIAVMPESEQDVLDLMNYTRGFKTLNPEQEFATISMGKLGRLSRLAGDVVGSSWTFVSLDQASASGQVSLSDMKRIIEVLEADTSH; from the coding sequence ATGAAAATTGTAGCACCAGTCATGCCAAGAAATTTTGAAGAGGCTCAAGCTATTGATATCTCCAAGTATGAGGAGGTTCATTTAGTCGAATGGCGAGCAGACTACCTTCCTAAAGAGGAAATTGTATCAGTAGCGCCTGCTATTTTTGAAAAATTTGCTGGAAAAGAAATTATCTTTACTCTTCGTACAGACAAAGAAGGGGGCAATATTGCCCTTTCGGATCAGGAATACGTTGCGGTGATTAAAGAGATCAACGCGATCTATAATCCTGACTATATTGACTTTGAATATTTTAGTCATAAAGCTATTTTTCATGAAATGCTTGATTTTCCAAATCTAGTCTTGTCTTACCATAATTTTGAAGAAACTCCTGAAAACTTGATGGAAGCTTTCTCCGAGATGACTAAACTGGCACCTAGAGTGGTAAAGATTGCAGTGATGCCAGAGAGTGAGCAAGATGTCCTTGATTTAATGAATTACACTAGAGGCTTTAAAACACTCAATCCTGAGCAGGAATTTGCGACTATATCTATGGGAAAACTCGGTAGGTTATCGCGTTTAGCTGGGGATGTGGTTGGATCCTCTTGGACCTTTGTTTCTCTCGATCAGGCTAGTGCTTCAGGGCAAGTTAGTCTTAGCGATATGAAACGTATTATTGAAGTGTTAGAAGCAGACACTTCTCATTAA
- a CDS encoding ferredoxin — MKVSIIPEKCIACGLCQTYSSLFDYHDDGIVKLANSLETSQVIDPSDKDTILAVKTCPTKALTLE; from the coding sequence ATGAAAGTATCTATTATCCCCGAAAAATGTATCGCCTGTGGTCTATGCCAGACCTACTCCTCTCTCTTTGATTACCATGATGACGGTATCGTCAAGTTAGCTAATTCCCTTGAAACAAGTCAAGTGATTGACCCTTCTGACAAAGACACTATTTTAGCTGTCAAAACATGCCCAACCAAGGCTCTTACCCTCGAGTAA
- a CDS encoding SAG1386/EF1546 family surface-associated protein: MAKEPWEEKIVDDNKETRTRQSRSALISTPWLTALLSIFFVIIVAILFIFFYTSNSGSDKQAETTGFYGASTHKKVKKASSTKKKTTTQATTDQTPASSEEIPASTEVTGETITVLAGEGAASIAARAGISVEQLQALNPEHMTQGYWYANPGDQVIIK, encoded by the coding sequence ATGGCTAAAGAACCATGGGAAGAAAAGATTGTTGACGACAATAAGGAAACAAGAACACGTCAATCAAGAAGTGCGCTGATTAGCACACCTTGGTTAACGGCTTTGTTAAGTATTTTCTTTGTCATTATTGTTGCTATTCTCTTTATTTTCTTCTATACATCAAATAGTGGTAGTGATAAACAGGCTGAAACAACTGGTTTTTATGGGGCTTCAACGCATAAAAAAGTTAAAAAAGCATCTAGTACCAAAAAGAAAACAACAACTCAGGCAACAACAGATCAAACACCAGCTTCTAGCGAGGAAATACCAGCCTCAACTGAAGTAACGGGAGAAACCATTACTGTATTGGCAGGAGAGGGAGCAGCCTCTATTGCAGCACGTGCAGGTATTTCTGTAGAGCAGTTACAGGCACTTAATCCGGAACACATGACTCAAGGATATTGGTATGCCAATCCAGGGGATCAAGTGATTATTAAATAA
- the rpmI gene encoding 50S ribosomal protein L35, which translates to MPKQKTHRASAKRFKRTGSGGLKRFRAFTSHRFHGKTKKQRRHLRKAGLVSSGDLKRIKAMVTGL; encoded by the coding sequence ATGCCAAAACAAAAAACACACCGCGCATCAGCTAAACGTTTTAAACGTACAGGTTCAGGCGGTTTGAAACGCTTCCGTGCCTTCACATCACACCGTTTCCACGGAAAAACTAAAAAACAACGTCGTCATCTTCGTAAAGCTGGTTTGGTAAGCTCAGGAGATTTGAAACGTATCAAAGCAATGGTTACAGGCCTTTAA
- the galE gene encoding UDP-glucose 4-epimerase GalE, which yields MSKILVTGGAGYIGSHTCVELLGKGHELIVVDNLENASSKSLQVVEKLTGKKIIFYQTDILDEAGLDAIFSQHDISAVIHFAGLKAVGESTQIPLKYFTTNISGTLTLLRVMAKYQCKNIIFSSSATVYGDPHKVPITEDFPLSVTNPYGRTKLMVEEILKDLYQSDKSWNIVILRYFNPIGAHQSGELGEDPTGVPNNLVPYVTQVAVGRLERIGVFGDDYNTPDGTGIRDYIHVVDLAKGHVAALKKLVPESGLSIYNLGTGQGYSVLEVVKTMSEAVGKDIPYQILPRRTGDIAVCYSDGTKAKEELDWQANYDIKRMCEDQWRWQSKHPDGFKD from the coding sequence ATGAGTAAAATTTTAGTAACAGGTGGTGCAGGCTATATCGGTTCTCATACCTGTGTTGAATTATTGGGAAAAGGGCACGAACTAATTGTTGTTGATAATTTAGAGAATGCTAGTTCTAAAAGCTTACAAGTTGTTGAAAAACTGACAGGAAAAAAAATAATATTTTACCAAACCGATATTTTGGATGAGGCTGGTCTAGATGCTATTTTTAGTCAGCATGACATCTCAGCCGTTATTCATTTTGCGGGTTTAAAAGCGGTAGGTGAATCAACACAAATCCCTTTAAAATACTTTACAACAAATATTTCTGGTACCTTGACCTTGCTACGTGTTATGGCTAAATATCAGTGCAAAAACATTATCTTTAGCTCGTCAGCTACAGTCTATGGTGACCCTCATAAAGTGCCTATTACAGAAGATTTTCCTCTATCCGTAACGAATCCTTATGGTCGTACCAAATTGATGGTTGAAGAAATCTTAAAAGACTTGTATCAGTCAGATAAGAGTTGGAATATTGTGATTTTACGTTATTTCAACCCTATCGGGGCACATCAGTCTGGAGAACTTGGTGAAGATCCAACAGGTGTTCCTAATAATCTTGTTCCTTATGTTACTCAAGTGGCAGTTGGTCGTTTAGAACGTATTGGTGTTTTCGGAGATGATTACAACACTCCTGACGGGACAGGCATTAGGGATTATATTCATGTGGTTGACCTTGCCAAAGGACATGTGGCTGCGCTGAAAAAATTGGTGCCAGAGTCTGGTCTATCTATTTATAATTTGGGAACTGGACAAGGTTATTCTGTTTTAGAGGTGGTTAAAACCATGTCTGAGGCTGTTGGTAAGGATATTCCTTATCAAATTCTTCCAAGACGTACTGGGGATATTGCCGTTTGCTACTCCGATGGAACTAAAGCCAAAGAAGAACTGGATTGGCAGGCAAACTATGATATCAAACGGATGTGTGAAGACCAATGGCGCTGGCAAAGCAAACATCCGGACGGTTTTAAGGATTAG
- a CDS encoding EbsA family protein yields the protein MIKLFGKIRYHWQPELSWSIIYWSIAFVPIFIGLSLLYERTEIPSRVFILFAIFIVLVGIGLHRYFIIENNGVLRIVSLKLFGPRKLMISSISKVEVTKSTVSLHVGEKSYLFYMRKWPKKYFLDALAVNPYFKGEVILMDNLIKLDYFEAYQYDKKALTRG from the coding sequence ATGATTAAATTATTTGGTAAAATAAGGTATCACTGGCAGCCCGAATTATCATGGTCCATCATTTACTGGTCCATTGCCTTTGTTCCTATATTTATAGGGCTATCCTTACTTTATGAAAGAACAGAAATACCGAGTCGAGTCTTTATCTTATTTGCCATTTTTATTGTTTTAGTAGGTATTGGCTTACACCGCTATTTTATCATTGAGAATAATGGTGTTCTTCGAATTGTATCCCTTAAGCTCTTTGGACCTCGCAAGCTGATGATTTCGTCTATTAGTAAGGTAGAAGTTACTAAGTCTACGGTTTCCTTGCATGTTGGAGAAAAAAGTTATCTCTTTTACATGCGTAAATGGCCTAAAAAATACTTTCTTGATGCTCTAGCAGTCAATCCTTACTTTAAAGGAGAGGTTATCTTGATGGATAATTTGATTAAGTTAGATTATTTTGAGGCTTATCAATATGACAAAAAAGCCCTTACTCGAGGGTAA
- the cmk gene encoding (d)CMP kinase: protein MKAIKIAIDGPASSGKSTVAKIIAKNLGYTYLDTGAMYRSATYIALTHGYTSKEVALILEELAKKPISFKKAEDGAQLVFLGDEDVTLAIRQNDVTNNVSWVSALPEIREELVQQQRRIAQAGGIIMDGRDIGTVVLPDAELKIFLIASVEERAERRYKENLKKGIESDFETLKEEIAARDYKDSHRKVSPLKAADDALMFDTTGISIEGVVQFIQEKAEKIVDMS, encoded by the coding sequence ATGAAAGCAATTAAAATTGCGATTGATGGACCAGCTTCAAGTGGAAAAAGTACAGTAGCCAAGATTATTGCAAAAAATCTTGGCTATACTTATTTGGACACTGGTGCTATGTATCGCTCAGCAACTTATATCGCACTGACACATGGTTATACGAGTAAAGAAGTAGCCCTTATTTTAGAGGAATTAGCTAAAAAACCTATTTCCTTTAAAAAAGCGGAAGATGGGGCCCAATTAGTTTTTCTTGGGGATGAGGACGTGACCTTGGCTATTAGGCAAAATGATGTGACTAACAATGTTTCTTGGGTCTCAGCTTTGCCAGAAATTAGAGAAGAGTTGGTTCAGCAACAAAGACGCATTGCACAAGCTGGTGGCATTATCATGGATGGTCGTGATATTGGAACAGTTGTTTTACCAGATGCGGAACTAAAGATTTTTTTGATTGCTTCAGTAGAAGAACGAGCAGAGCGCCGCTATAAAGAAAATCTGAAAAAAGGTATTGAATCAGATTTTGAGACGCTAAAAGAAGAGATTGCGGCGAGGGATTATAAAGATAGTCATCGCAAAGTCTCTCCCCTAAAAGCCGCCGATGATGCTCTTATGTTTGATACCACAGGTATTTCCATTGAAGGTGTGGTGCAATTTATTCAAGAAAAAGCAGAAAAAATAGTTGACATGTCCTAG
- the infC gene encoding translation initiation factor IF-3 — MKIIAKKDLFINDEIRVREVRLVGLEGEQLGIKPLSEAQALADASNVDLVLIQPQAVPPVAKLMDYGKFKFEYQKKQKEQRKKQSVVTVKEVRLSPVIDKGDFETKLRNGRKFLEKGNKVKVSIRFKGRMITHKEIGAKVLADFAEATQDIAIIEQRAKMDGRQMFMQLAPISDKK, encoded by the coding sequence GTGAAGATCATAGCTAAAAAGGATCTATTCATTAATGATGAAATTCGCGTTCGCGAAGTTCGTCTAGTTGGTCTTGAAGGTGAACAATTAGGTATTAAACCATTATCTGAAGCACAGGCTTTGGCAGATGCTTCAAATGTTGATTTGGTTTTAATCCAGCCACAAGCTGTTCCTCCTGTTGCCAAACTCATGGACTATGGAAAGTTCAAATTTGAGTATCAAAAGAAACAGAAAGAACAACGCAAAAAACAAAGCGTTGTAACTGTCAAAGAAGTTCGTCTCAGTCCAGTTATCGATAAAGGTGACTTTGAAACAAAACTTCGTAACGGTCGTAAATTCCTGGAAAAAGGGAATAAAGTTAAGGTTTCTATTCGTTTCAAAGGACGTATGATTACTCATAAAGAGATTGGTGCCAAGGTACTAGCTGACTTTGCTGAAGCGACTCAAGATATTGCTATCATTGAGCAACGAGCAAAAATGGATGGACGTCAAATGTTTATGCAGCTTGCACCAATTTCAGACAAGAAGTAA
- a CDS encoding class I SAM-dependent rRNA methyltransferase: MNKLYIDSFVEKKLTAGVQLLDEKDFPNLEQEDQLVQLVTKAHRPLGIAYISKQNKGIGWYLGSTVTQLSKAYFIDLFTVAKSKRQQFAQSDLTNAYRLFNQEGDNFGGLTIDLYKDFAVFSWYNSFVYQEKEMIIEAFQEVFPEVRGAYEKNRFKGALPESAHLYGEQAEDSFSIVENSVAYQVFLNDGLMTGIFLDQHDVRKALVDGLALGKSLLNMFSYTAAFSVAAAMGGAIETTSVDLAKRSRELSVAHFEQNHLDLSTHHFVVMDVFDYFKYAKRKNLTFDVIVIDPPSFARNKKQTFSVSKDYHKLITEALDILSPKGTIIASTNAANMTVNQFKKQIIKGFGNRRPESMCLQQLPSDFTINKADERSNYLKVFTIKVRE, from the coding sequence ATGAATAAACTCTATATTGATTCTTTTGTGGAAAAGAAGTTAACAGCGGGGGTACAATTATTAGATGAAAAGGACTTTCCAAACCTAGAGCAGGAGGACCAGTTAGTGCAACTGGTGACCAAAGCTCATCGCCCGCTTGGGATAGCTTATATCTCTAAGCAAAATAAAGGAATTGGCTGGTATCTTGGTTCAACCGTAACGCAGTTGTCTAAGGCTTACTTTATTGACTTATTTACAGTTGCTAAGAGTAAGAGGCAACAGTTTGCCCAATCGGACTTGACCAACGCCTACCGTCTGTTCAACCAAGAAGGTGATAACTTTGGAGGACTGACGATTGACCTCTACAAGGATTTCGCTGTCTTTTCATGGTATAATAGTTTTGTTTACCAAGAAAAAGAGATGATTATCGAGGCATTTCAAGAGGTTTTCCCTGAGGTTAGAGGAGCATATGAAAAGAATCGTTTTAAGGGGGCACTACCTGAGTCGGCTCACTTATATGGTGAGCAAGCAGAGGATAGTTTTTCTATTGTAGAAAATAGTGTTGCCTATCAGGTTTTCTTAAATGACGGCTTGATGACAGGGATTTTTCTGGACCAACACGATGTTCGAAAAGCCTTAGTAGATGGATTGGCGTTGGGGAAATCTCTGCTTAATATGTTCTCCTACACAGCAGCTTTTTCAGTAGCTGCAGCAATGGGAGGAGCTATTGAGACAACATCCGTGGATTTAGCGAAACGGTCTAGAGAGCTATCAGTTGCTCACTTTGAACAGAATCACTTGGACTTGAGTACCCATCATTTTGTGGTGATGGATGTTTTTGACTATTTTAAATATGCTAAACGCAAAAACTTAACCTTTGATGTGATTGTGATTGACCCACCTAGTTTTGCAAGAAATAAAAAGCAAACCTTCTCTGTTAGCAAAGATTACCATAAATTAATCACTGAGGCATTGGACATATTGAGTCCTAAGGGAACCATTATCGCTTCAACAAATGCTGCCAATATGACTGTTAATCAGTTTAAAAAGCAAATTATCAAGGGATTTGGAAATCGTCGACCGGAGTCCATGTGTCTCCAGCAGCTTCCAAGTGACTTTACTATCAATAAAGCAGATGAAAGAAGTAATTATTTAAAGGTATTTACTATAAAGGTACGAGAATGA
- a CDS encoding LTA synthase family protein encodes MKKFKTLITGFINTRLGFIITLLFCYWLKTLWAYHTDFSLDLGNAYQVFLTIINPIPLALLLLGFALYIKSTRAFYIISWVAYIILNLLLISNSIYYREFSDFITVSAMLASSKVSAGLGDSALNLLRIWDIVYILDFIILISLTITKKIKKDYRPFNKRAAFAVTALSTLLLSVNLFLAEIDRPELLTRGFSNTYIVRALGLPAFTFYSGNQTYQAQKERNGATAEELVDVKSYVKNHYAAPDSQYFGIGKGKNVIVIHLESFQQFLIDYKLKDGDKEYEVTPFINSLYHSNETLSFSNFFHQVKAGKTSDAETMMENSLFGLNSGSFMVNYGGENTQFATPSILAQSGGYTSAVFHGNVGTFWNRNNAYKQWGYNYFFDSSYFSKQTDKNSFQYGLNDKYMFKDSIKYLEQMQQPFYTKFITVSNHYPYTSLKGESNEEGFPLAKTDDETINGYFATANYLDAALKSFFDYLKATGLYENSIFVLYGDHYGISNSRNSSLAPLLGKDSETWSEYDNAMLQRVPYMVHIPGYTNGGVKDTFGGEIDALPTLLHILGIDTSNLVQLGQDLLSPQNSQIVAQRTSGTYMTPEYTNYSGRLYNTQTGLEITNPDEVTMAKTKEIRAAVAQQLAASDAVQTGDLLRFDTNNGLKVIDSSKFVYTKQLKQMKDISAKLGSHSTSLYSKNGNKSTQKLFKAPSYLELNPKEAEKTEATTDPTPKEETDKPTE; translated from the coding sequence GTGAAGAAATTTAAAACACTTATCACAGGCTTTATCAATACAAGATTAGGATTTATTATCACCCTCCTCTTCTGTTATTGGCTAAAGACGCTGTGGGCATATCATACAGATTTTTCGCTAGATTTGGGAAATGCATACCAAGTCTTTCTAACTATTATTAACCCAATCCCATTAGCATTATTACTATTGGGATTTGCCCTTTATATTAAGAGTACACGAGCTTTTTACATCATCTCTTGGGTTGCTTACATCATCCTCAACCTTCTCTTAATATCCAATTCTATTTATTACCGAGAATTTTCAGACTTTATCACAGTTAGCGCTATGTTAGCTAGTAGTAAAGTTTCAGCTGGTTTAGGAGATTCTGCTCTAAACCTTTTGCGGATCTGGGACATCGTTTATATTCTTGATTTTATCATTTTGATTAGTCTCACTATCACTAAAAAAATCAAAAAGGATTACAGACCTTTCAATAAGCGCGCTGCCTTTGCCGTTACTGCTCTTTCGACTTTACTTCTTTCGGTTAATCTCTTTTTAGCCGAGATTGACCGACCAGAATTACTGACACGCGGTTTTTCAAACACTTATATTGTCAGAGCACTAGGGCTGCCAGCCTTTACCTTCTACAGCGGTAACCAAACTTATCAAGCTCAAAAAGAGCGGAACGGCGCTACCGCCGAAGAATTGGTTGATGTTAAATCTTATGTCAAAAATCATTATGCTGCCCCCGATTCTCAATATTTTGGTATTGGAAAAGGTAAAAATGTCATTGTTATCCATTTGGAGAGTTTCCAACAATTCCTCATCGACTACAAATTAAAAGATGGGGATAAGGAATATGAAGTTACACCTTTCATTAATTCTCTCTACCATTCTAATGAAACATTGTCCTTCTCAAACTTCTTCCACCAAGTGAAAGCCGGAAAAACATCCGATGCCGAAACCATGATGGAAAACTCCCTATTTGGGCTCAACAGTGGATCATTCATGGTTAACTATGGTGGAGAAAACACTCAGTTTGCAACGCCTAGTATCCTTGCACAAAGTGGGGGCTACACAAGTGCGGTTTTCCACGGAAATGTCGGGACTTTCTGGAATCGTAACAATGCTTACAAGCAATGGGGTTACAATTACTTCTTTGATTCTAGTTACTTCTCAAAACAAACTGACAAAAACTCATTCCAGTATGGATTGAATGACAAGTATATGTTTAAGGACTCCATTAAATACCTTGAACAAATGCAGCAACCCTTTTATACTAAATTTATTACTGTAAGTAACCACTATCCCTATACCAGCCTAAAAGGTGAAAGCAATGAAGAAGGTTTCCCACTGGCTAAAACAGATGATGAAACCATCAATGGTTATTTTGCCACAGCCAATTATTTAGATGCTGCCTTGAAATCATTTTTTGATTATTTAAAAGCAACTGGCTTGTATGAGAATTCTATCTTTGTTTTATATGGTGACCATTATGGTATTTCAAATTCTCGTAATTCTAGCCTTGCTCCTCTCCTAGGCAAAGACTCTGAGACCTGGTCAGAATATGATAACGCCATGCTTCAGCGAGTTCCTTATATGGTTCATATTCCAGGATACACCAATGGTGGCGTTAAAGACACCTTCGGTGGTGAAATTGATGCTCTTCCAACCTTGCTCCATATCTTGGGGATTGATACCAGCAATCTTGTTCAACTTGGTCAAGACCTCCTATCGCCTCAAAATAGCCAAATTGTCGCTCAGCGTACCTCTGGTACCTATATGACACCAGAATACACCAATTACAGTGGCCGACTTTACAATACTCAGACAGGTTTAGAAATTACCAACCCTGATGAGGTGACCATGGCTAAGACTAAAGAAATTCGTGCAGCTGTGGCTCAACAACTAGCAGCCAGTGACGCTGTCCAAACCGGAGATCTCTTACGATTTGACACGAATAATGGCTTAAAAGTGATTGATTCTAGCAAGTTTGTTTATACCAAGCAATTAAAACAGATGAAAGATATTTCAGCTAAGCTTGGCTCTCATTCAACTAGCTTATATAGTAAAAATGGTAACAAATCAACTCAGAAGCTTTTTAAAGCTCCATCTTACTTGGAATTAAATCCTAAAGAAGCTGAAAAAACTGAAGCAACAACTGACCCTACGCCTAAAGAAGAGACTGATAAACCTACAGAATAA
- a CDS encoding lipopolysaccharide biosynthesis protein, translated as MTTKKIFIWNMLGSLSAAVLSVVLLMVVTRFLSPIDSDSYAFAYSFANMMIVIALFQVRNYQATDIGEKYSFTQYFMARLITSFLMLLVSGIYLIITPNDPYKTNVILLVCLYRLTDAFSDLYQGMFQQHERLDIAGKSLTYRNSLIFILYTLVIVYTKHLVLALQVTCLVSVLFILFYDVRKGYHFERIDFTAFKDRVNQRKSLQLLKESFPLFLNGFLIIYIYTQPKYAIETMSHLNKIPLGSQTIFNILFMPAFVMNLMMLFFRPQITQMAIALLKGHVAQFKTIQIRLFTYLAGSMLIILIGSALLGIPFLSLLYATPLKSFWLAFMTIMVGGAIGSFATAIDNILTAMRKQHYLVIPYIGSFVTSLFVTTHLVETLHIFGASLSFLLSMFVWHILSVILYFLIMKQFRKDNV; from the coding sequence ATGACAACAAAAAAAATTTTTATTTGGAATATGCTAGGTAGTTTATCTGCTGCGGTCCTCTCTGTGGTCTTGCTCATGGTTGTGACAAGGTTTTTAAGTCCAATTGACTCAGATAGTTATGCTTTTGCTTATTCTTTTGCTAATATGATGATTGTAATTGCCCTATTTCAGGTTAGGAATTACCAGGCCACAGATATTGGTGAGAAATATTCTTTTACTCAATACTTTATGGCGAGACTTATTACTTCCTTTCTGATGTTGCTTGTTTCAGGGATCTATTTAATAATCACACCAAATGATCCTTACAAAACCAATGTTATTTTATTGGTTTGTTTGTATCGATTGACAGATGCTTTTTCAGATTTATACCAAGGAATGTTCCAGCAACATGAACGCCTAGATATTGCAGGTAAGTCTTTAACCTATAGAAATAGTTTAATTTTTATCCTCTATACTCTAGTGATTGTTTATACTAAACATTTGGTTCTGGCTTTACAAGTGACTTGCCTTGTTTCTGTCCTCTTTATTCTATTTTATGATGTTAGAAAAGGGTATCATTTTGAACGAATTGACTTTACTGCTTTTAAGGATCGCGTCAATCAGAGAAAGAGCCTTCAACTTCTAAAAGAAAGTTTTCCTTTATTTTTAAATGGGTTTCTGATTATTTACATCTATACTCAGCCTAAATATGCAATTGAAACCATGAGCCATTTGAACAAGATTCCTCTTGGCTCTCAAACGATTTTTAATATTTTATTTATGCCAGCTTTTGTGATGAATCTTATGATGCTATTCTTTAGACCACAAATTACACAGATGGCTATTGCTTTACTGAAGGGACATGTGGCACAATTTAAAACTATCCAAATCCGATTATTTACTTATTTGGCTGGATCGATGCTCATTATTCTCATCGGAAGTGCCTTGTTAGGAATTCCTTTTCTATCTCTTCTTTATGCGACCCCTTTAAAATCATTTTGGCTAGCATTTATGACAATTATGGTCGGGGGTGCTATTGGAAGTTTTGCTACAGCTATTGATAATATTTTAACTGCAATGCGTAAGCAGCATTATTTAGTGATTCCTTACATAGGAAGTTTTGTGACTTCTCTGTTTGTGACGACTCATTTAGTAGAGACATTACATATTTTTGGTGCTTCCCTGAGCTTCTTATTAAGTATGTTTGTTTGGCATATCCTATCTGTCATTCTCTATTTTCTTATTATGAAACAATTTAGAAAAGATAATGTTTAG
- the rplT gene encoding 50S ribosomal protein L20 gives MARVKGGVVSRKRRKRILKLAKGYYGAKHILFRTAKEQVMNSYYYAYRDRRQKKRDFRKLWITRINAAARMNGLSYSQLMHGLKLAEIEVNRKMLADLAVSDAAAFTALADAAKAKLGK, from the coding sequence ATGGCACGTGTTAAAGGTGGCGTTGTATCACGCAAACGTCGTAAACGTATTTTAAAATTAGCTAAAGGTTACTATGGAGCAAAACACATCTTGTTCCGTACTGCAAAAGAGCAAGTGATGAACTCTTACTACTATGCATACCGTGACCGTCGTCAGAAAAAACGTGACTTCCGTAAACTTTGGATCACTCGCATCAACGCGGCTGCACGTATGAACGGTTTGTCATACTCACAATTGATGCACGGTTTGAAACTTGCTGAAATCGAAGTAAACCGTAAAATGCTTGCTGATTTGGCAGTATCTGATGCAGCAGCTTTCACAGCTCTTGCTGATGCAGCTAAAGCAAAACTTGGCAAATAA
- the pepT gene encoding peptidase T, with product MKYESLLDRFIKYVKINTRSNPDSELIPSTASQTEFALTVLKPEMEAIGLQEVHYNPENGYLIGTLPANSPALTRKIGFIAHMDTADFNAEHVNPQIIEDYQGGDIKLGNSGYTLVPDEFPNLNNYIGQTLITTDGTTLLGADDKSGIAEIMTAVEFLTSHPQLEHCEIKVAFGPDEEIGVGADKFDVKDFDVDFAYTIDGGPLGELQYETFSAAGLEATFLGRNVHPGTAKNQMINALQLAVDFHNQLPEADRPEKTEGYQGFYHLMELTGTVEEAQASYIIRDFETASFEARKAVIEQLAQTMNSQLGADRVLIKLTDQYYNMKTIIEKDMTPVNLAKEVMEDLYITPIIEPIRGGTDGSKISFMGIPTPNIFAGGENMHGRFEFVSLQTMEQAVDVILGIVRKP from the coding sequence ATGAAATATGAAAGTTTATTAGATCGATTTATTAAATATGTCAAGATTAATACAAGAAGTAATCCAGATAGCGAGTTAATTCCTAGCACAGCAAGTCAAACCGAATTTGCTTTAACGGTTTTAAAACCTGAGATGGAGGCTATTGGATTACAGGAGGTTCACTATAATCCTGAAAATGGTTATCTTATTGGGACCTTGCCAGCCAATAGCCCAGCTTTAACGCGTAAAATTGGTTTTATTGCTCACATGGATACAGCTGATTTTAACGCCGAGCATGTTAATCCGCAGATTATTGAGGACTATCAAGGTGGCGATATTAAGTTGGGGAATTCAGGCTATACATTAGTTCCTGACGAATTTCCAAATCTTAACAATTATATTGGACAGACGCTGATTACCACAGATGGGACTACTTTACTAGGCGCAGACGACAAGTCAGGTATTGCTGAAATCATGACCGCAGTCGAATTTTTAACGTCTCATCCTCAATTGGAGCATTGTGAGATTAAGGTAGCCTTTGGTCCTGACGAAGAAATTGGAGTAGGGGCTGACAAGTTTGATGTTAAGGACTTTGATGTGGATTTTGCCTATACGATTGATGGTGGACCCCTTGGTGAACTACAATACGAAACCTTTAGTGCGGCAGGTTTGGAAGCTACTTTCTTGGGGAGAAATGTTCATCCTGGAACGGCTAAGAATCAAATGATTAATGCCCTCCAGCTAGCAGTAGATTTTCACAACCAGCTACCTGAGGCTGATCGTCCTGAAAAGACAGAAGGCTATCAAGGTTTTTATCATTTGATGGAATTGACTGGAACAGTTGAAGAGGCGCAAGCGTCCTATATTATTCGTGATTTTGAGACAGCGTCATTTGAAGCGAGAAAAGCCGTTATTGAACAGCTGGCTCAAACTATGAATAGCCAATTGGGTGCTGATCGTGTCCTTATTAAATTGACTGATCAATATTATAATATGAAGACAATCATTGAGAAAGATATGACGCCTGTTAATTTAGCGAAAGAAGTGATGGAAGATCTTTATATTACACCAATTATTGAACCTATTCGCGGAGGTACTGATGGCTCAAAAATTTCCTTCATGGGAATTCCAACACCTAATATTTTTGCTGGTGGTGAAAACATGCATGGACGTTTTGAGTTTGTTAGTCTTCAAACAATGGAACAGGCTGTTGACGTGATTCTTGGCATTGTGCGCAAGCCTTAG